A region of Candidatus Desulfarcum epimagneticum DNA encodes the following proteins:
- a CDS encoding conserved hypothetical protein (Evidence 4 : Unknown function but conserved in other organisms): MIETDIYDVLNMHFSRADQAVLEIREFDFNSIRFDNFEVVKTFDTFIYRFSKIQDYMGEKLFPAFLDRLGEYKRSMPFRDILTTLERLEIISSSQEWMNYREIRNSITHEYPGSYEDIIDGIKLALNAFDDMGEIYRRIKFYDIKGR; the protein is encoded by the coding sequence ATGATTGAAACGGATATTTATGATGTCCTGAATATGCATTTCAGCAGGGCTGACCAGGCTGTCCTGGAAATCAGAGAATTTGATTTTAATTCTATTCGTTTTGATAATTTTGAGGTTGTTAAAACATTTGACACTTTTATTTATCGGTTTTCCAAAATTCAGGATTACATGGGAGAAAAATTATTCCCGGCCTTTTTGGACAGGCTTGGAGAGTATAAGCGCTCAATGCCTTTCAGAGACATTCTCACAACGCTTGAAAGACTTGAAATAATATCATCATCACAGGAATGGATGAATTACAGAGAAATCAGAAATAGCATCACCCATGAGTATCCAGGCAGCTATGAAGATATCATTGACGGGATTAAACTCGCGCTGAACGCTTTTGATGATATGGGCGAAATTTATCGCAGAATCAAATTTTACGATATTAAAGGGCGCTAA
- a CDS encoding DNA polymerase subunit beta — translation MNHLRLTDFEKKTIQSTASAVFGLETKVFLFGSRLNDALKGGDIDLYIEPRRKVVLQDKIKFLSTLKWKLGDQKIDVLIDSKDNREKSIYKTARETGIEI, via the coding sequence ATGAATCATTTGAGACTGACGGATTTTGAAAAAAAGACCATTCAAAGCACAGCGTCCGCAGTTTTTGGGTTGGAGACAAAAGTGTTTTTATTTGGCAGTCGGCTGAATGACGCTTTAAAGGGCGGCGATATTGATTTATATATTGAACCGCGGCGAAAAGTTGTTTTACAGGACAAGATTAAGTTTCTGTCCACTCTGAAGTGGAAGCTGGGCGATCAAAAGATTGATGTCCTGATTGATTCAAAAGATAACAGGGAAAAAAGTATTTACAAAACAGCAAGAGAAACCGGAATTGAGATATGA